The Tubulanus polymorphus chromosome 6, tnTubPoly1.2, whole genome shotgun sequence genome includes a region encoding these proteins:
- the LOC141907801 gene encoding uncharacterized protein LOC141907801 produces the protein MAGCVWSPLKICTVVVSIFAVGCLLFSFMRFNFTEHKSLAIVGYKNVIAEPNTQMMLYLLGVKDPDSPEMPCTTRKTKYSGVTPICVYQASVDTVVSKAILTIGAWEPHLTELMEELFRRDPNLNLFDFGSNVGAFTITALKSGRKVVAVDPKAGNLRRIRMSIHKGNLTGAVLVQNGLSDFRTTATFHQDPGNNG, from the coding sequence ATGGCCGGTTGTGTGTGGTCTCCGCTGAAAATCTGCACCGTCGTTGTCAGTATTTTTGCAGTAGGTTGTCTGCTGTTTTCTTTTATGCGATTTAATTTTACCGAGCATAAATCGTTGGCTATAGTAGGTTATAAAAACGTCATTGCAGAACCAAATACGCAAATGATGTTGTATCTACTGGGCGTCAAAGATCCAGACTCACCGGAAATGCCGTGTACAACGCGTAAAACTAAATACTCCGGGGTGACTCCTATCTGTGTTTACCAAGCGTCAGTTGACACGGTCGTGTCCAAGGCTATATTGACAATCGGGGCTTGGGAACCTCACCTAACCGAACTGATGGAAGAACTTTTTCGACGCGACCCGAATTTGAACTTATTCGATTTCGGGTCGAATGTCGGCGCGTTCACGATAACGGCGCTAAAAAGCGGTCGTAAAGTCGTCGCGGTCGATCCTAAAGCGGGGAACCTGCGCCGAATCAGAATGTCGATTCATAAAGGTAATCTTACCGGCGCGGTTTTAGTACAAAACGGTTTATCGGACTTTCGAACGACGGCGACTTTTCACCAAGACCCCGGAAACAACGGTTAA
- the LOC141907522 gene encoding uncharacterized protein LOC141907522 yields the protein MNDLKYGESLRYFRLNCSEINFGLKRLCEAVRAVCQTATDHPMTADGRRRGLRVLSVGAAHGYLLEDALTEIGDEVGFERVDCVEPNDVMSLELETRMNTLASKYDFRSEVYRRKFSSEEAPSFLPNDFYDLIIFSHVLYYFDDPAECLEVSLYKLANECGRVYLSSTTKTDYFSIAREIQALTDDGSSSIPCGLVDIDELLRAEAAEMKVVSRSTDEGAILMHLALKPSRSRISEHDAAIRKMGDAIPTFIAGRDIDTLLETSRAQVQDIIRKYVVYSYGFPMLPITLKHFLLARNV from the coding sequence ATGAACGACCTGAAATACGGCGAAAGTCTCCGATATTTTCGTCTGAATTGCAGCGAAATTAACTTCGGATTGAAGAGATTATGTGAAGCAGTTCGCGCCGTCTGTCAGACCGCTACCGATCACCCGATGACGGCAGACGGTAGGCGGAGAGGTTTGAGAGTGCTATCAGTCGGTGCGGCTCACGGGTATCTGTTAGAAGACGCGTTGACCGAAATCGGCGATGAAGTTGGTTTCGAACGCGTCGACTGCGTTGAACCGAACGATGTCATGTCGCTGGAGCTGGAGACTCGAATGAATACACTCGCCAGTAAGTACGACTTTCGGTCCGAGGTCTATAGACGTAAATTCTCTAGCGAGGAGGCGCCTTCTTTCTTACCGAACGACTTCTACGATTTGATCATTTTTTCGCACGTTCTCTATTACTTCGACGATCCGGCGGAATGTTTGGAAGTGTCGCTTTATAAGTTAGCTAACGAGTGTGGACGAGTTTACCTGAGCTCAACGACCAAGACAGATTATTTTAGCATCGCTCGAGAAATCCAAGCCCTCACCGATGACGGTTCATCGTCCATTCCCTGCGGACTAGTTGACATAGATGAACTCCTACGCGCGGAAGCTGCTGAGATGAAAGTGGTTTCGCGCTCGACCGACGAGGGCGCGATTTTGATGCACCTAGCTCTGAAACCGAGCAGATCGCGCATCAGCGAACATGACGCAGCCATTCGTAAAATGGGTGACGCGATACCGACGTTCATCGCGGGTCGGGATATAGATACCTTACTGGAAACATCGCGCGCACAAGTTCAGGATATCATCCGTAAATATGTCGTCTACAGTTATGGATTCCCGATGTTGCCTATAACCCTGAAACACTTTTTATTGGCCAGAAACGTCTGA